Genomic segment of Rubrivirga sp. SAORIC476:
GACGGCCAACGAGGCCGCCCTCGACCTCTTCCGCTCCGCCGGGGCGCAGGCCGATCGCATCGAGGGCGCCTCCCTCACCGCCCTCGGCTTCTCCGCCGCCGAGGCCGACCTCTGGGAGCGGCACGTCCGGACGTGCGCCAAGACCGGCGAGCCCTCGCACTTCCGGACGGTCTTCCCGTGGGGCGCCCATCCCGATGCCCCGGACGTCCGGCTCTTGGACGTGGTCGTGAACACGGCCGAGCGGGGCGAGCCGCCGCTGTTCTCGTACGTCGCCGAGGACGTGACCGAGCGGCGCCGGTCGGACACGGAGCGGCGGCTGCTGGCAGCGGCGGTCGAGCAGGCCGCCGAGCCCATCGTGGTGACGGGCATCGGGGTCGACGAGCCCGGCCCGCGCATCCTGTACGCCAACGAGGCGCACGCGCGCACGTTCGGCTACACCGTCCCCGAGATCATCGGCCGGTCGCCGCGCATGTTCCAGGGGCCCAAGACCGACCGGGCCGTGCTGGATCGCGTCCGCGCGCGGCTGGAGGCGGGCGAGCCGGTCCAGGCCGAGGCGATCAACTACCGCAAGGACGGTAGCGAGTTCGTGCTCCAGTGGGAGATCGCGCCGGTCCGCAACGACGCCGGCGAGGTGGTCAACTGGGTCGGCACGCAACGCGACGTCACCGAGCGGCGGCAGCTGGAGCGCGAGATTCTGGAGGTGGCCGCCCGCGAGCAGGAGCGCATGGCGCGCGACCTCCACGACGGCCTCGGGCAGGTGCTCACTGGGGCCGCCTTCCGCCTCCAGGCCCTCTACTACGCGCTCGACGGGACCGACCAGGCGGACCTCGCGGCGGACGCGCTCCGCACCCGCCAGCTGGTGGAGGGCGCGCTCGAGCAGGCCCGCGCCATCGCCCGCGGCCTGTTCCCCATCAACATCGAGCCGGACGAGATCCACGACGCGCTCGCCCGCCTCGCCGCCGACGCCGCCATGGCGTTCGACATCACCTGCTCGTTCGAGGGCGACGCGACCATCACCGCCCCGACGCGCGAGCACGCGGCCCACCTCTACCGGATCGCGCAGGAGGCACTCGCCAACGCGGCTCGCCACGGACGCGCCAAGACGATCGAGGTCGGGCTCACCCGCGCGGGCGACCACGCGATGCTCACCGTCCGCGACGACGGCATCGGCATCTCGGACACCGCGCTGGCAGGCGGAGAGGGCCTCGGCCTGCGCACGATGCGGTATCGCGCCGATCGCGTGGGCGGCGAGTTCGAGGTGCGCCACCGGGAGGGCGGGGGCACCGTCGTCGCGGTCACCTTCGAGCCTGCTCAGGCCGAAGAAGAGGAGTAGAGGCCCGGCGCGGGGACCGGCCCGCGGGTCACCGCGTAGCTTCCGAAAGCGGTTCCAGTCTCCCCCTCGCTCCTCATGTCTGCTCCCCTTCGCATCGCTTCCGGCCAGGGCTTCTGGGGCGACCTCCAGCGCGCCCCCATCGACCAGGCTCGCCTCGGTCCCATCGACGTGCTCGTCATGGACTACCTCGCCGAGGTGACCATGTCGATCCTGCAGAAGCAGAAGCTGCGCGACCCGTCGAAGGGCTACGCCCGCGACTTCGTGGAGGTGGTGACGGAGCTGGCGCCCGACATCGTGGAGAAGGGCTTCAAGATCATCTCCAACGCGGGGGGCGTGAACCCCGTCGCCTGTGCCGAGGCCATCGTGGAGGGCGCGCGGGCGCGCGGCGCGACCGGCCTCAAGGTGGCCGTCGTCACCGGCGACGACCTGCTGGAGCGCCTCGACGACCTCCTCGCGCGCGGCGTCGAGCTGAAGCACATGGAGACCGGGCAGCGGCTCGCGGAGGTCCGCGACCAGATCGTGAGCGCCAACGCCTACCTCGGCGCCCAGCCCATCGCCGAGGCGCTCGCGATGGGCGCCGACGTGGTGGTCACCGGGCGGACCACCGACACCGGCCTCACGCTCGCCCCGCTCGTCGACCGCTTCGGCTGGGACTGGACCGACTGGGACAAGATGGCCGCGGGTACCGTCGCCGGCCACATCCTGGAGTGCGGCGCGCAGTCGTCCGGCGGCAACTTCACCGACTGGCGGGCCGTGCCAGACATGGCGCGCATCGGCTTCCCCATCGCCGAGGTCTCGGCCGACGGCACGTTCGTGGTTACGAAGCACGACGGCACCGGCGGGCTCGTCAGCCGCGGCACGGTCGCCGAGCAGCTCCTCTACGAAATCGGCGACCCGACGGACTACATCACGCCGGACGTGGTGGCGGACTTCACCAGCATCCAGCTGGAGGACGAGGGCGACGACCGGGTTCTCGTGAGCGGCATCCGGGGCGCCGAGGACACCGAGTTCCTCAAGGTCTCGGCCGCCTACGCCGACGGCTGGAAGGCGACCTCGACGCTCGTCTACGCGTGGCCGGAGGCCGCCGCGAAGGCCCGCGCCGCGGCGCAGATCCTCAAGGACCGCCTCGACGCGCTCGGCCTGGAGTTCGAGGAGTACCGCGCTGAGATCATCGGGCTGAACGCGCTTTCGGAGACCGAGTCGGTCGACGCGGTCGCCGAGGCGGACCTGGACGAGGTGCAGCTTCGGGTCTCGGTGCGCGGGCAGGACAAGGCCGCCGTCGAGCAGTTCGGGCGCGAGATCGCGCCGCTCATCCTGACCGGCCCCAGCGCTGTGACGGGCTTCGCGGGTGGGCGTCCGCGCCCGAGCGAGGTCGTCGCCTACTGGCCCGCGCTGATTCCGAAGAGCGAGGTCCAGACGGAGGTCCGGCTGCTGGAGGTCTGACCCCAGGCCTACCCGTCGCCGTGCCCGACCGGCGGGGCGGGGAGCGACGGATTCTGCCTCCCCAATCCCGTGGCCCGTTCTCCCGATCGGCTGCCGACGACCGTGTGGCCGATGTGTGCGGGAGGACTGCGCCGCCCGTCCCCTTTAACCTCTGCGCACGTTCCGGCGATACCGGGTCGGTCCCACCGCGACACGTCTGCCGTTGCCCCTTTCCTCGGGTCCTATGTCCGCGCCCCTGGCCGTCCTCCTCGTCGAAGACGACCCGACCGCCCAGTCCATCGCGCTCTCCATGCTTCGGCACCTCGGCATCGAGGCCGACGTGGCGTCCGACGGGGCACAGGGGGTTCGGGCGGCGGCGGAGCGGGCGTACGACCTGATCCTGATGGACATCCAGATGCCCGTGATGGACGGCGTCGAGGCACTGCGTGCGATCCGGTCCGCCTCGGGCGGCGCTTCGCCTCGCATCATCGCGGTGACCGAGCACGCGCAGTCCGGGCTGGAGGCGCGCATGGTGGGAATCGGGTTCGACGGGGTCGCCCCCAAGCCTTTCACGGTCCCGGTTCTCCAACAGGCCGTGAGCCCGCTGCCAAAGGCGACCCCGACCGCGGCGCCCGCGACCTCCAGCGACGAGGGCGTCGAGCGACTCCTGCGCGACATCCGCGCCCACGTCCGCGGCTTGCTGGGGGAGGACGACGAGGCGTTCGTGGCCGACCTCGTCGACACGTTCGCCGACTCGACTCGAAAGGCCCTGCACCTCCTGGACCCCATCGTGGCGGACCGCGACTTCGACGCGCTGGCCCGCATGGCCCATGCGATCAAGGGGAGCGCTGCCAACGTGGGCCTGGCGACGCTCGCCGACGCGTGGTGCCGCATCGAGGAGGCCTCGCGCAACGTCGACGCCACCGTCTTCGCCGAGCCCCTCGCTGCGGCTCTCACTCAGACCCGCCTGGCCATCGGCCTCGTGACGGTCGAGGCGTGAGCCCGGGCGCCTGTGGAAGGCGCCTCTCCCGCTGCCTCGGCACCGAGGCGGACCCACTTGCACTCGAGGGGCTGAGACGGGGGACCTGTGCGGAGTGCGGGACGTAGGTTGCGCGCTGCCCTCCCGACCGCATGGCCTCCCCGCTTCGCCGCCTCAACGCCGACCTCTGGCGCTACCGCTGGACCCTCGGGCCGGGACTGCTCTGCGCGCTCGTCTCGGCGCTGTTCACGCTGTTCATCCCCGGGCTCGTCCGCGAGGCCATCGACGCGATCCCGCGGATGGTGGCCGTGCAGGGCTACGCCGCCGGGTCGGCCGCCGGGACGATGCTCTACGACGACTTCCGCTGGGCGCTGGTGCTGCTCGGTGGCATGATCCTGGGGCTGGCGGCCCTCTCGGGGGTGTTCATGTTCCTCATGCGGCGGCTAGTGGTCGTCGCAAGTCGCTACATCGAGTACGACCTCCGCAACCGGCTCTACGCCCACCTCCAGCGGCTCTCGGGCGCTTTCTACCACCGCTTCCCGACGGGCGACGTGATGACGCGCGCCACGAGCGACATCGAGAAGGTGCGCCGCTACGTCGGCCCGGCGCTGATGTACCTCTCGCGGGCCATCGCGGCCATCGTGATGGCGCTCACGTTCATGCTCGCGATCTCGCCGACGCTCACGTTCTGGGCCGTCCTGCCGATGCCGGTCCTGGCCGTGTCGGTGTTCTTCGTGAGCCGGCTGGTTCACGTCCGCACGGACCGCCAGCAGAAGGCCTATTCGGGCCTGACGAGCCGCGTGCAGGAGGCGCTCTCGGGGATTCGCGTGGTGAAGGCGTACGCACAGGAGGAAACGTGGGGCAAGCGCATCGACGACGCCAGCGAGGACTACCAGGCGCGCGCGCTCGACCTCGCGCTCGTGGACGCGGCCTTCCGGCCGGTCCTGATGATCCTGATCGGGCTGAGCACGGTCCTCGTGGTGGGCGTCGGCGGGCGTCTGGTGATCGCGGGGCAACTCTCGCTAGGCAACATCGCCGAGTTCATCATCTACGTCGCCAACCTGACGTGGCCGGTGGCCTCGTTCGGCTACGTGGTCTCGATGGTCCAGCAGGCGTCGGCGTCGATGAGCCG
This window contains:
- a CDS encoding PAS domain S-box protein; amino-acid sequence: MPNPPDAPRFLFEGQDAFDALSASLADTVLILEPDGVVSYAAPGVVAILGITPQVLEGQPLLAFVHPEDRVHEEAGGFWQAPLPFEREFRMRGVGGDWVWVRVLSGATDRSGERLASADRILGDRTLLLLRDRRSDAQVRDADDLLHRAFDAVNNLVVVTDMRLPGNPLVMVNQNFVDATGYPREEIIGRNCRFLQVRPDGTRDNTDDGQAEALDEIRRAIASGASTHALLRNYRKDGTRFYNRLYLTPIRTAAGELTHYVGVQNDVTAEIEQRDEAERRRRLLRAFFDSAPFLMGVVEDRDGEVRHQTANEAALDLFRSAGAQADRIEGASLTALGFSAAEADLWERHVRTCAKTGEPSHFRTVFPWGAHPDAPDVRLLDVVVNTAERGEPPLFSYVAEDVTERRRSDTERRLLAAAVEQAAEPIVVTGIGVDEPGPRILYANEAHARTFGYTVPEIIGRSPRMFQGPKTDRAVLDRVRARLEAGEPVQAEAINYRKDGSEFVLQWEIAPVRNDAGEVVNWVGTQRDVTERRQLEREILEVAAREQERMARDLHDGLGQVLTGAAFRLQALYYALDGTDQADLAADALRTRQLVEGALEQARAIARGLFPINIEPDEIHDALARLAADAAMAFDITCSFEGDATITAPTREHAAHLYRIAQEALANAARHGRAKTIEVGLTRAGDHAMLTVRDDGIGISDTALAGGEGLGLRTMRYRADRVGGEFEVRHREGGGTVVAVTFEPAQAEEEE
- a CDS encoding acyclic terpene utilization AtuA family protein is translated as MSAPLRIASGQGFWGDLQRAPIDQARLGPIDVLVMDYLAEVTMSILQKQKLRDPSKGYARDFVEVVTELAPDIVEKGFKIISNAGGVNPVACAEAIVEGARARGATGLKVAVVTGDDLLERLDDLLARGVELKHMETGQRLAEVRDQIVSANAYLGAQPIAEALAMGADVVVTGRTTDTGLTLAPLVDRFGWDWTDWDKMAAGTVAGHILECGAQSSGGNFTDWRAVPDMARIGFPIAEVSADGTFVVTKHDGTGGLVSRGTVAEQLLYEIGDPTDYITPDVVADFTSIQLEDEGDDRVLVSGIRGAEDTEFLKVSAAYADGWKATSTLVYAWPEAAAKARAAAQILKDRLDALGLEFEEYRAEIIGLNALSETESVDAVAEADLDEVQLRVSVRGQDKAAVEQFGREIAPLILTGPSAVTGFAGGRPRPSEVVAYWPALIPKSEVQTEVRLLEV
- a CDS encoding ABC transporter ATP-binding protein; this translates as MASPLRRLNADLWRYRWTLGPGLLCALVSALFTLFIPGLVREAIDAIPRMVAVQGYAAGSAAGTMLYDDFRWALVLLGGMILGLAALSGVFMFLMRRLVVVASRYIEYDLRNRLYAHLQRLSGAFYHRFPTGDVMTRATSDIEKVRRYVGPALMYLSRAIAAIVMALTFMLAISPTLTFWAVLPMPVLAVSVFFVSRLVHVRTDRQQKAYSGLTSRVQEALSGIRVVKAYAQEETWGKRIDDASEDYQARALDLALVDAAFRPVLMILIGLSTVLVVGVGGRLVIAGQLSLGNIAEFIIYVANLTWPVASFGYVVSMVQQASASMSRIEEILETEPAVGDPMADAAPDALAVEAVAGRITFDDVTFRYTPDGPPVLDGVSFEVPAGSSVGIVGRTGAGKSTLVELIPRLMDPTAGTVRVDGTDVREMPLRTLRAAVGYVPQEVFLFSDTIGNNIAFGVPEAEAEAIREAAREADLIGNVEGFPLGFETRVGERGITLSGGQKQRTAIARALIRRAPILLFDDALSAVDTRTEATILENLRAQFGQRTVLVVSHRVSAVQDADQILVLDDGRVSERGTHAELVAAGGAYATMVRKQQLEAELAGA
- a CDS encoding response regulator, which produces MSAPLAVLLVEDDPTAQSIALSMLRHLGIEADVASDGAQGVRAAAERAYDLILMDIQMPVMDGVEALRAIRSASGGASPRIIAVTEHAQSGLEARMVGIGFDGVAPKPFTVPVLQQAVSPLPKATPTAAPATSSDEGVERLLRDIRAHVRGLLGEDDEAFVADLVDTFADSTRKALHLLDPIVADRDFDALARMAHAIKGSAANVGLATLADAWCRIEEASRNVDATVFAEPLAAALTQTRLAIGLVTVEA